The following proteins come from a genomic window of Pocillopora verrucosa isolate sample1 chromosome 6, ASM3666991v2, whole genome shotgun sequence:
- the LOC131794093 gene encoding uncharacterized protein isoform X2, with the protein MEEIPSAWKNGRIQQPVARMHLPHLSSTGGLACGSSPFNDDLSPVANSSFHPHCMPGSPHRPYLHSALSDTSWPVVQPVFMPVDTNQIRFQSRCHHHPSPCHMSVCSCCDHLSPYGCSAFAKRSRLEGGRQLIPIETGVPSHVINVRAQNSHVDPKLPLRSPQTRRPPDSPPPLVKISPTIIHKKTPGTHSIPETRKTLHSRGSSVIATRNVESVQRHDSLKDRINSSGAYSIALRDFSSTLRKIGPHGLPKNYSKLSKCDTESVPESKSKTNCKKFKKDEVECEQCHTSAHHENPKDEFVPPHQAEIDYIENHDRCFGLKMGPNESIKHFLSTKVGEDTQDFNQTRNEELQQNYRKRSLAKYREQFYVACECSQTYQPYRYDGNLERNQLVQRIPVKTTRRKSVIRHHQTTIPTSSDQKEEPQVNTTKKCYCYESSNPENQEFKERPVVSPTERVICNTEFSNHLECDQKFITKAVNKIGRCYPISREDSHQKFDDVSIKSEALYSRLPESNVPQLRRGRPRTRGIRDKGPIYDGSLTFGTFNNQSRLKVITSGDIPKLNRNREDPYDEVFYEPSCADMNNNDTVAPDDSRYRSAASENHSNTTTRLLINGHQIRKKFTFLGQTKQEMYAKEPLDGNTNAKIASSPEYSNEYGPQRRGSLTHYHEASGDNYQKSPSALNDRTYYVSVSRPGIKRSPSTPCYGSSRFVMSLNDLLKRRTKSAEELSRTKSFPFYSKQRQDNLQFENNPNEAHNSHSKEEIEEVAKANGRWDSKAPEKNRSAENFHCSVDQSDVMEFGKKGPKALHTIGTKEETRLPSTIRLPTTKREQVKCHDFKAKGTNSQENKVSIDVGKRCQSPDSSMLPTDCPMSEAVPPPPAEEETNGMNESCGGYAIDHSFLPKIVAVHSIANRDDTPRKSDPKIFSENNKKYWNDLLKKLTFEISNGYEDTQSLKEPIERTPASHHKRNSCSSLLEESKVHDSQYESSPKDGVAFLRNVDSSNLCGVKMNNGSAQRNMDHCHVSSSQNLTLQVPSPLPIVESEAKKTSLPRKKQTVAELSQKILTTRERIKQETIAWKKKLLYSLEAIFIKKLRKLERETGEKAEISIEEAMTKEESKEKKNGTKEKRQIHSEKEKISEPCYKQTTKKKL; encoded by the exons ATGGAGGAAATTCCATCTGCATGGAAGAATG gcCGCATTCAACAACCTGTTGCAAGAATGCATCTTCCTCATCTCTCCTCTACTGGAGGACTCGCCTGCGGCTCGTCACCATTTAATGATGATCTCTCACCGGTGGCCAATTCATCTTTCCACCCACACTGTATGCCAGGCAGCCCTCATCGTCCTTACTTACATAGTGCCCTCAGTGATACTAGCTGGCCCGTTGTGCAACCAGTCTTCATGCCAGTGGACACAAACCAAATTCGTTTTCAAAGTAGATGCCACCACCATCCATCGCCTTGCCATATGAGCGTGTGTAGTTGCTGTGATCATCTCAGCCCGTATGGCTGCTCTGCTTTCGCTAAACGATCACGCCTCGAAGGAGGAAGGCAGCTTATTCCGATCGAGACTGGAGTTCCAAGTCATGTGATAAATGTGAGAGCACAAAACTCGCACGTGGACCCAAAATTGCCATTGAGATCTCCACAGACACGCAGACCCCCAGACTCTCCTCCACCTCTCGTGAAAATTTCTCCGACTATCATCCATAAGAAGACACCAGGGACACATTCGATACCTGAAACACGAAAAACATTGCACTCGAGAGGTTCTTCAGTTATTGCAACCAGAAATGTCGAATCAGTCCAAAGACACGACAGCCTCAAAGATAGAATTAATAGTTCTGGGGCGTACTCTATTGCGTTAAGAGATTTTTCATCCACATTGCGTAAAATTGGTCCGCATGGCCTCCCTAAGAATTACTCTAAGCTTTCAAAATGTGACACAGAGAGTGTTCCGGAGTCAAAAAGCAAGACGAATTGtaagaaatttaagaaagatGAGGTTGAATGTGAGCAATGCCATACTTCGGCGCATCATGAAAACCCGAAGGACGAATTCGTGCCACCACACCAGGCAGAAATAGATTACATTGAAAATCATGATAGGTGTTTTGGACTCAAGATGGGGCCAAACGAAAGTATAAAGCACTTTCTTTCTACTAAAGTTGGCGAGGACACCCAAGACTTCAATCAAACACGAAATGAAGAACTACAACAGAACTATAGAAAACGATCGCTTGCAAAATACCGTGAGCAATTTTATGTTGCATGTGAGTGCTCCCAAACCTATCAACCTTATCGTTATGATGGGAATTTAGAACGAAATCAACTTGTTCAACGTATACCAGTGAAAACGACGCGGCGGAAATCTGTAATTCGTCATCACCAAACCACCATTCCAACCTCCTCAGATCAAAAGGAAGAACCTCAAGTcaacacaacaaagaaatgttATTGCTATGAAAGCAGCAATCCAGAAAATCAAGAGTTCAAGGAGCGCCCAGTTGTTTCACCCACGGAGCGAGTGATATGCAACACAGAGTTTTCCAACCATTTAGAATGCGATCAAAAGTTTATAACTAAGGCTGTGAATAAAATTGGTCGATGCTACCCCATATCAAGAGAAGACAGCCATCAGAAGTTCGACGATGTCTCCATCAAGTCGGAAGCTTTATACTCGAGATTGCCCGAATCAAACGTTCCGCAATTACGTCGTGGGAGACCTCGAACTCGAGGTATTAGGGATAAAGGTCCCATCTACGATGGAAGTCTGACTTTCGGTACTTTCAACAACCAGTCTCGTCTGAAAGTAATCACATCGGGTGATATACCTAAGTTAAATCGCAACCGAGAAGATCCGTATGATGAAGTGTTTTATGAACCATCCTGTGCTGACATGAATAACAACGACACGGTCGCGCCAGACGACAGCCGATATCGATCAGCTGCGTCTGAAAATCACTCAAACACGACTACTAGACTTCTAATAAATGGACAccaaataagaaagaaatttacatttctGGGTCAGACTAAGCAAGAAATGTACGCCAAGGAACCTCTGGATGGAAACACAAATGCCAAGATTGCATCTTCTCCTGAATACAGCAACGAATATGGTCCACAGCGGAGAGGCTCACTGACGCATTATCACGAGGCATCCGGAGACAACTATCAGAAATCCCCGTCTGCCTTAAATGACCGGACTTATTACGTCAGTGTCTCACGCCCAGGGATAAAAAGAAGTCCATCTACACCTTGCTATGGTTCTTCAAGGTTTGTTATGAGTCTTAATGATTTACTGAAACGCAGGACGAAATCAGCAGAAGAACTTTCTCGAACAAAGAGTTTCCCGTTCTATAGTAAACAGAGGCAAGATAACctacaatttgaaaataatccaAATGAAGCCCACAATTCACATAGCAAAGAAGAAATCGAAGAGGTAGCAAAGGCAAACGGCAGGTGGGACTCCAAAGCTCCTGAAAAAAACCGAAGCGCAGAAAACTTTCACTGCTCTGTGGACCAAAGTGACGTGATGGAATTTGGAAAGAAGGGACCAAAAGCTCTGCATACAATTGGAACAAAAGAAGAAACGAGACTGCCATCGACTATTAGATTACCCACGACCAAACGGGAGCAAGTCAAGTGCCATGATTTTAAAGCTAAAGGAACCAATAgccaagaaaacaaagtttCCATTGATGTAGGAAAGAGGTGTCAATCTCCAGACAGTTCTATGTTACCAACGGATTGTCCTATGTCAGAAGCAGTACCACCTCCACCCGCTGAAGAGGAAACTAACGGCATGAACGAAAGTTGCGGTGGTTATGCAATAGACCATAGTTTTCTTCCCAAAATTGTGGCCGTACATTCTATTGCCAATCGAGATGATACGCCTCGGAAAAGCGATCCCAAGATATTCTCTGAGAACAATAAGAAATATTGGAACGATCTTCTTAAGAAACTCACCTTTGAGATAAGCAATGGTTATGAAGACACTCAATCACTAAAGGAGCCTATTGAAAGGACCCCTGCATCACACCATAAAAGGAACAGCTGCAGTAGTCTCCTAGAGGAGAGCAAAGTTCATGATTCTCAATATGAATCTTCCCCGAAGGACGGTGTTGCCTTTCTTCGCAATGTGGACTCGAGCAATTTATGCGGGGTCAAGATGAATAATGGCAGTGCTCAGCGCAATATGGACCACTGTCACGTATCGTCATCCCAAAATCTGACATTACAAGTTCCAAGTCCGTTACCTATCGTTGAATCTGAGGCGAAAAAAACTTCGTTACCGCGTAAAAAACAAACCGTCGCGGAATTGAGCCAGAAAATCTTGACTACTCGCGAGAGGATCAAGCAGGAGACAATTGCCTGGAAAAAGAAACTTCTTTATAGCTTGGAAgctatatttataaaaaaattacgaaaactTGAGAGGGAAACCGGTGAGAAAGCCGAAATTTCCATTGAAGAAGCAATGACTAAGGAGGAgtcgaaagaaaagaaaaatggaaccAAAGAGAAACGACAAATCCATAGTGAAAAGGAGAAGATCTCTGAACCATGTTACAAGCAAACTACGAAAAAGAAACTGTAA
- the LOC131794093 gene encoding uncharacterized protein isoform X3, with amino-acid sequence MHLPHLSSTGGLACGSSPFNDDLSPVANSSFHPHCMPGSPHRPYLHSALSDTSWPVVQPVFMPVDTNQIRFQSRCHHHPSPCHMSVCSCCDHLSPYGCSAFAKRSRLEGGRQLIPIETGVPSHVINVRAQNSHVDPKLPLRSPQTRRPPDSPPPLVKISPTIIHKKTPGTHSIPETRKTLHSRGSSVIATRNVESVQRHDSLKDRINSSGAYSIALRDFSSTLRKIGPHGLPKNYSKLSKCDTESVPESKSKTNCKKFKKDEVECEQCHTSAHHENPKDEFVPPHQAEIDYIENHDRCFGLKMGPNESIKHFLSTKVGEDTQDFNQTRNEELQQNYRKRSLAKYREQFYVACECSQTYQPYRYDGNLERNQLVQRIPVKTTRRKSVIRHHQTTIPTSSDQKEEPQVNTTKKCYCYESSNPENQEFKERPVVSPTERVICNTEFSNHLECDQKFITKAVNKIGRCYPISREDSHQKFDDVSIKSEALYSRLPESNVPQLRRGRPRTRGIRDKGPIYDGSLTFGTFNNQSRLKVITSGDIPKLNRNREDPYDEVFYEPSCADMNNNDTVAPDDSRYRSAASENHSNTTTRLLINGHQIRKKFTFLGQTKQEMYAKEPLDGNTNAKIASSPEYSNEYGPQRRGSLTHYHEASGDNYQKSPSALNDRTYYVSVSRPGIKRSPSTPCYGSSRFVMSLNDLLKRRTKSAEELSRTKSFPFYSKQRQDNLQFENNPNEAHNSHSKEEIEEVAKANGRWDSKAPEKNRSAENFHCSVDQSDVMEFGKKGPKALHTIGTKEETRLPSTIRLPTTKREQVKCHDFKAKGTNSQENKVSIDVGKRCQSPDSSMLPTDCPMSEAVPPPPAEEETNGMNESCGGYAIDHSFLPKIVAVHSIANRDDTPRKSDPKIFSENNKKYWNDLLKKLTFEISNGYEDTQSLKEPIERTPASHHKRNSCSSLLEESKVHDSQYESSPKDGVAFLRNVDSSNLCGVKMNNGSAQRNMDHCHVSSSQNLTLQVPSPLPIVESEAKKTSLPRKKQTVAELSQKILTTRERIKQETIAWKKKLLYSLEAIFIKKLRKLERETGEKAEISIEEAMTKEESKEKKNGTKEKRQIHSEKEKISEPCYKQTTKKKL; translated from the coding sequence ATGCATCTTCCTCATCTCTCCTCTACTGGAGGACTCGCCTGCGGCTCGTCACCATTTAATGATGATCTCTCACCGGTGGCCAATTCATCTTTCCACCCACACTGTATGCCAGGCAGCCCTCATCGTCCTTACTTACATAGTGCCCTCAGTGATACTAGCTGGCCCGTTGTGCAACCAGTCTTCATGCCAGTGGACACAAACCAAATTCGTTTTCAAAGTAGATGCCACCACCATCCATCGCCTTGCCATATGAGCGTGTGTAGTTGCTGTGATCATCTCAGCCCGTATGGCTGCTCTGCTTTCGCTAAACGATCACGCCTCGAAGGAGGAAGGCAGCTTATTCCGATCGAGACTGGAGTTCCAAGTCATGTGATAAATGTGAGAGCACAAAACTCGCACGTGGACCCAAAATTGCCATTGAGATCTCCACAGACACGCAGACCCCCAGACTCTCCTCCACCTCTCGTGAAAATTTCTCCGACTATCATCCATAAGAAGACACCAGGGACACATTCGATACCTGAAACACGAAAAACATTGCACTCGAGAGGTTCTTCAGTTATTGCAACCAGAAATGTCGAATCAGTCCAAAGACACGACAGCCTCAAAGATAGAATTAATAGTTCTGGGGCGTACTCTATTGCGTTAAGAGATTTTTCATCCACATTGCGTAAAATTGGTCCGCATGGCCTCCCTAAGAATTACTCTAAGCTTTCAAAATGTGACACAGAGAGTGTTCCGGAGTCAAAAAGCAAGACGAATTGtaagaaatttaagaaagatGAGGTTGAATGTGAGCAATGCCATACTTCGGCGCATCATGAAAACCCGAAGGACGAATTCGTGCCACCACACCAGGCAGAAATAGATTACATTGAAAATCATGATAGGTGTTTTGGACTCAAGATGGGGCCAAACGAAAGTATAAAGCACTTTCTTTCTACTAAAGTTGGCGAGGACACCCAAGACTTCAATCAAACACGAAATGAAGAACTACAACAGAACTATAGAAAACGATCGCTTGCAAAATACCGTGAGCAATTTTATGTTGCATGTGAGTGCTCCCAAACCTATCAACCTTATCGTTATGATGGGAATTTAGAACGAAATCAACTTGTTCAACGTATACCAGTGAAAACGACGCGGCGGAAATCTGTAATTCGTCATCACCAAACCACCATTCCAACCTCCTCAGATCAAAAGGAAGAACCTCAAGTcaacacaacaaagaaatgttATTGCTATGAAAGCAGCAATCCAGAAAATCAAGAGTTCAAGGAGCGCCCAGTTGTTTCACCCACGGAGCGAGTGATATGCAACACAGAGTTTTCCAACCATTTAGAATGCGATCAAAAGTTTATAACTAAGGCTGTGAATAAAATTGGTCGATGCTACCCCATATCAAGAGAAGACAGCCATCAGAAGTTCGACGATGTCTCCATCAAGTCGGAAGCTTTATACTCGAGATTGCCCGAATCAAACGTTCCGCAATTACGTCGTGGGAGACCTCGAACTCGAGGTATTAGGGATAAAGGTCCCATCTACGATGGAAGTCTGACTTTCGGTACTTTCAACAACCAGTCTCGTCTGAAAGTAATCACATCGGGTGATATACCTAAGTTAAATCGCAACCGAGAAGATCCGTATGATGAAGTGTTTTATGAACCATCCTGTGCTGACATGAATAACAACGACACGGTCGCGCCAGACGACAGCCGATATCGATCAGCTGCGTCTGAAAATCACTCAAACACGACTACTAGACTTCTAATAAATGGACAccaaataagaaagaaatttacatttctGGGTCAGACTAAGCAAGAAATGTACGCCAAGGAACCTCTGGATGGAAACACAAATGCCAAGATTGCATCTTCTCCTGAATACAGCAACGAATATGGTCCACAGCGGAGAGGCTCACTGACGCATTATCACGAGGCATCCGGAGACAACTATCAGAAATCCCCGTCTGCCTTAAATGACCGGACTTATTACGTCAGTGTCTCACGCCCAGGGATAAAAAGAAGTCCATCTACACCTTGCTATGGTTCTTCAAGGTTTGTTATGAGTCTTAATGATTTACTGAAACGCAGGACGAAATCAGCAGAAGAACTTTCTCGAACAAAGAGTTTCCCGTTCTATAGTAAACAGAGGCAAGATAACctacaatttgaaaataatccaAATGAAGCCCACAATTCACATAGCAAAGAAGAAATCGAAGAGGTAGCAAAGGCAAACGGCAGGTGGGACTCCAAAGCTCCTGAAAAAAACCGAAGCGCAGAAAACTTTCACTGCTCTGTGGACCAAAGTGACGTGATGGAATTTGGAAAGAAGGGACCAAAAGCTCTGCATACAATTGGAACAAAAGAAGAAACGAGACTGCCATCGACTATTAGATTACCCACGACCAAACGGGAGCAAGTCAAGTGCCATGATTTTAAAGCTAAAGGAACCAATAgccaagaaaacaaagtttCCATTGATGTAGGAAAGAGGTGTCAATCTCCAGACAGTTCTATGTTACCAACGGATTGTCCTATGTCAGAAGCAGTACCACCTCCACCCGCTGAAGAGGAAACTAACGGCATGAACGAAAGTTGCGGTGGTTATGCAATAGACCATAGTTTTCTTCCCAAAATTGTGGCCGTACATTCTATTGCCAATCGAGATGATACGCCTCGGAAAAGCGATCCCAAGATATTCTCTGAGAACAATAAGAAATATTGGAACGATCTTCTTAAGAAACTCACCTTTGAGATAAGCAATGGTTATGAAGACACTCAATCACTAAAGGAGCCTATTGAAAGGACCCCTGCATCACACCATAAAAGGAACAGCTGCAGTAGTCTCCTAGAGGAGAGCAAAGTTCATGATTCTCAATATGAATCTTCCCCGAAGGACGGTGTTGCCTTTCTTCGCAATGTGGACTCGAGCAATTTATGCGGGGTCAAGATGAATAATGGCAGTGCTCAGCGCAATATGGACCACTGTCACGTATCGTCATCCCAAAATCTGACATTACAAGTTCCAAGTCCGTTACCTATCGTTGAATCTGAGGCGAAAAAAACTTCGTTACCGCGTAAAAAACAAACCGTCGCGGAATTGAGCCAGAAAATCTTGACTACTCGCGAGAGGATCAAGCAGGAGACAATTGCCTGGAAAAAGAAACTTCTTTATAGCTTGGAAgctatatttataaaaaaattacgaaaactTGAGAGGGAAACCGGTGAGAAAGCCGAAATTTCCATTGAAGAAGCAATGACTAAGGAGGAgtcgaaagaaaagaaaaatggaaccAAAGAGAAACGACAAATCCATAGTGAAAAGGAGAAGATCTCTGAACCATGTTACAAGCAAACTACGAAAAAGAAACTGTAA
- the LOC131794093 gene encoding uncharacterized protein isoform X1: protein MTDVYGYDRCIQQSHQMLSTQDSNRSPRHTQSGVGYARGRIQQPVARMHLPHLSSTGGLACGSSPFNDDLSPVANSSFHPHCMPGSPHRPYLHSALSDTSWPVVQPVFMPVDTNQIRFQSRCHHHPSPCHMSVCSCCDHLSPYGCSAFAKRSRLEGGRQLIPIETGVPSHVINVRAQNSHVDPKLPLRSPQTRRPPDSPPPLVKISPTIIHKKTPGTHSIPETRKTLHSRGSSVIATRNVESVQRHDSLKDRINSSGAYSIALRDFSSTLRKIGPHGLPKNYSKLSKCDTESVPESKSKTNCKKFKKDEVECEQCHTSAHHENPKDEFVPPHQAEIDYIENHDRCFGLKMGPNESIKHFLSTKVGEDTQDFNQTRNEELQQNYRKRSLAKYREQFYVACECSQTYQPYRYDGNLERNQLVQRIPVKTTRRKSVIRHHQTTIPTSSDQKEEPQVNTTKKCYCYESSNPENQEFKERPVVSPTERVICNTEFSNHLECDQKFITKAVNKIGRCYPISREDSHQKFDDVSIKSEALYSRLPESNVPQLRRGRPRTRGIRDKGPIYDGSLTFGTFNNQSRLKVITSGDIPKLNRNREDPYDEVFYEPSCADMNNNDTVAPDDSRYRSAASENHSNTTTRLLINGHQIRKKFTFLGQTKQEMYAKEPLDGNTNAKIASSPEYSNEYGPQRRGSLTHYHEASGDNYQKSPSALNDRTYYVSVSRPGIKRSPSTPCYGSSRFVMSLNDLLKRRTKSAEELSRTKSFPFYSKQRQDNLQFENNPNEAHNSHSKEEIEEVAKANGRWDSKAPEKNRSAENFHCSVDQSDVMEFGKKGPKALHTIGTKEETRLPSTIRLPTTKREQVKCHDFKAKGTNSQENKVSIDVGKRCQSPDSSMLPTDCPMSEAVPPPPAEEETNGMNESCGGYAIDHSFLPKIVAVHSIANRDDTPRKSDPKIFSENNKKYWNDLLKKLTFEISNGYEDTQSLKEPIERTPASHHKRNSCSSLLEESKVHDSQYESSPKDGVAFLRNVDSSNLCGVKMNNGSAQRNMDHCHVSSSQNLTLQVPSPLPIVESEAKKTSLPRKKQTVAELSQKILTTRERIKQETIAWKKKLLYSLEAIFIKKLRKLERETGEKAEISIEEAMTKEESKEKKNGTKEKRQIHSEKEKISEPCYKQTTKKKL from the exons ATGACTGATGTCTATGGATATGATAGATGTATTCAGCAGTCTCATCAAATGTTATCGACTCAAGACTCAAACCGAAGCCCACGGCACACACAATCCGGCGTAGGCTATGCGAGAG gcCGCATTCAACAACCTGTTGCAAGAATGCATCTTCCTCATCTCTCCTCTACTGGAGGACTCGCCTGCGGCTCGTCACCATTTAATGATGATCTCTCACCGGTGGCCAATTCATCTTTCCACCCACACTGTATGCCAGGCAGCCCTCATCGTCCTTACTTACATAGTGCCCTCAGTGATACTAGCTGGCCCGTTGTGCAACCAGTCTTCATGCCAGTGGACACAAACCAAATTCGTTTTCAAAGTAGATGCCACCACCATCCATCGCCTTGCCATATGAGCGTGTGTAGTTGCTGTGATCATCTCAGCCCGTATGGCTGCTCTGCTTTCGCTAAACGATCACGCCTCGAAGGAGGAAGGCAGCTTATTCCGATCGAGACTGGAGTTCCAAGTCATGTGATAAATGTGAGAGCACAAAACTCGCACGTGGACCCAAAATTGCCATTGAGATCTCCACAGACACGCAGACCCCCAGACTCTCCTCCACCTCTCGTGAAAATTTCTCCGACTATCATCCATAAGAAGACACCAGGGACACATTCGATACCTGAAACACGAAAAACATTGCACTCGAGAGGTTCTTCAGTTATTGCAACCAGAAATGTCGAATCAGTCCAAAGACACGACAGCCTCAAAGATAGAATTAATAGTTCTGGGGCGTACTCTATTGCGTTAAGAGATTTTTCATCCACATTGCGTAAAATTGGTCCGCATGGCCTCCCTAAGAATTACTCTAAGCTTTCAAAATGTGACACAGAGAGTGTTCCGGAGTCAAAAAGCAAGACGAATTGtaagaaatttaagaaagatGAGGTTGAATGTGAGCAATGCCATACTTCGGCGCATCATGAAAACCCGAAGGACGAATTCGTGCCACCACACCAGGCAGAAATAGATTACATTGAAAATCATGATAGGTGTTTTGGACTCAAGATGGGGCCAAACGAAAGTATAAAGCACTTTCTTTCTACTAAAGTTGGCGAGGACACCCAAGACTTCAATCAAACACGAAATGAAGAACTACAACAGAACTATAGAAAACGATCGCTTGCAAAATACCGTGAGCAATTTTATGTTGCATGTGAGTGCTCCCAAACCTATCAACCTTATCGTTATGATGGGAATTTAGAACGAAATCAACTTGTTCAACGTATACCAGTGAAAACGACGCGGCGGAAATCTGTAATTCGTCATCACCAAACCACCATTCCAACCTCCTCAGATCAAAAGGAAGAACCTCAAGTcaacacaacaaagaaatgttATTGCTATGAAAGCAGCAATCCAGAAAATCAAGAGTTCAAGGAGCGCCCAGTTGTTTCACCCACGGAGCGAGTGATATGCAACACAGAGTTTTCCAACCATTTAGAATGCGATCAAAAGTTTATAACTAAGGCTGTGAATAAAATTGGTCGATGCTACCCCATATCAAGAGAAGACAGCCATCAGAAGTTCGACGATGTCTCCATCAAGTCGGAAGCTTTATACTCGAGATTGCCCGAATCAAACGTTCCGCAATTACGTCGTGGGAGACCTCGAACTCGAGGTATTAGGGATAAAGGTCCCATCTACGATGGAAGTCTGACTTTCGGTACTTTCAACAACCAGTCTCGTCTGAAAGTAATCACATCGGGTGATATACCTAAGTTAAATCGCAACCGAGAAGATCCGTATGATGAAGTGTTTTATGAACCATCCTGTGCTGACATGAATAACAACGACACGGTCGCGCCAGACGACAGCCGATATCGATCAGCTGCGTCTGAAAATCACTCAAACACGACTACTAGACTTCTAATAAATGGACAccaaataagaaagaaatttacatttctGGGTCAGACTAAGCAAGAAATGTACGCCAAGGAACCTCTGGATGGAAACACAAATGCCAAGATTGCATCTTCTCCTGAATACAGCAACGAATATGGTCCACAGCGGAGAGGCTCACTGACGCATTATCACGAGGCATCCGGAGACAACTATCAGAAATCCCCGTCTGCCTTAAATGACCGGACTTATTACGTCAGTGTCTCACGCCCAGGGATAAAAAGAAGTCCATCTACACCTTGCTATGGTTCTTCAAGGTTTGTTATGAGTCTTAATGATTTACTGAAACGCAGGACGAAATCAGCAGAAGAACTTTCTCGAACAAAGAGTTTCCCGTTCTATAGTAAACAGAGGCAAGATAACctacaatttgaaaataatccaAATGAAGCCCACAATTCACATAGCAAAGAAGAAATCGAAGAGGTAGCAAAGGCAAACGGCAGGTGGGACTCCAAAGCTCCTGAAAAAAACCGAAGCGCAGAAAACTTTCACTGCTCTGTGGACCAAAGTGACGTGATGGAATTTGGAAAGAAGGGACCAAAAGCTCTGCATACAATTGGAACAAAAGAAGAAACGAGACTGCCATCGACTATTAGATTACCCACGACCAAACGGGAGCAAGTCAAGTGCCATGATTTTAAAGCTAAAGGAACCAATAgccaagaaaacaaagtttCCATTGATGTAGGAAAGAGGTGTCAATCTCCAGACAGTTCTATGTTACCAACGGATTGTCCTATGTCAGAAGCAGTACCACCTCCACCCGCTGAAGAGGAAACTAACGGCATGAACGAAAGTTGCGGTGGTTATGCAATAGACCATAGTTTTCTTCCCAAAATTGTGGCCGTACATTCTATTGCCAATCGAGATGATACGCCTCGGAAAAGCGATCCCAAGATATTCTCTGAGAACAATAAGAAATATTGGAACGATCTTCTTAAGAAACTCACCTTTGAGATAAGCAATGGTTATGAAGACACTCAATCACTAAAGGAGCCTATTGAAAGGACCCCTGCATCACACCATAAAAGGAACAGCTGCAGTAGTCTCCTAGAGGAGAGCAAAGTTCATGATTCTCAATATGAATCTTCCCCGAAGGACGGTGTTGCCTTTCTTCGCAATGTGGACTCGAGCAATTTATGCGGGGTCAAGATGAATAATGGCAGTGCTCAGCGCAATATGGACCACTGTCACGTATCGTCATCCCAAAATCTGACATTACAAGTTCCAAGTCCGTTACCTATCGTTGAATCTGAGGCGAAAAAAACTTCGTTACCGCGTAAAAAACAAACCGTCGCGGAATTGAGCCAGAAAATCTTGACTACTCGCGAGAGGATCAAGCAGGAGACAATTGCCTGGAAAAAGAAACTTCTTTATAGCTTGGAAgctatatttataaaaaaattacgaaaactTGAGAGGGAAACCGGTGAGAAAGCCGAAATTTCCATTGAAGAAGCAATGACTAAGGAGGAgtcgaaagaaaagaaaaatggaaccAAAGAGAAACGACAAATCCATAGTGAAAAGGAGAAGATCTCTGAACCATGTTACAAGCAAACTACGAAAAAGAAACTGTAA